The Mus caroli unplaced genomic scaffold, CAROLI_EIJ_v1.1 scaffold_20534_1, whole genome shotgun sequence DNA segment ttttggttgggagactattaatgactgcttctatttctttaggggatataggactgtttagatcattaacctgatcctgatttaactttggtacttgttatctgtctaggaatttgtccatgtcattcaggttttccagttttgttgagtatagcattttgtagAAAGAtcagatggtgttttggatttcttcaggatctgttgttatgtctcccttttcatttctggttttgttaattaggatgctgttcctgtgccctctagtgagtctggtaagggtttatctatcatgtttattttctcaaataactagctcctcatttggttgattctttgaatagttcttcttgtttcaaCTTGGTtaatttcacccctgagtttaattatttcctgccatctactcctcttgggtgaatttgtttccttttgttctagagcttttaggtgtgttgtcaagctgctagtgtgttctctctctcatttctttttggaggcactcagagctatgagtttttttcttagaaatgctttcattgtgtcccaaaagtttgggtatgttgtaaaTTCATcaaactctagaaagtctttaatttctttctttattccttccttgaccaaggtatcattgagaagagtgttgttcaatttccacatgaatgttggctttctattatttatgttgttattgaagatcagccttagtccatggtgacctGATAAGGTGCATGggagaatttcaatatttttgtatctgtttagtcctgttttgtgaccaagtatatggtcaattttggagaaggtaccatgtggtgctgagaagaaggtatatcttttttgtaggataaaatgttctatacatatctgttaaatccatttatttcataacttcttttagtttcaatatgtccctgtttagtttctgtttccacgatctgtccattgatgaaagtggtttgttgaagtctcccactatcaatgTATGAGGTGCattgtgttctttgagctttactaaagtttctttaatgaatgtggctgcccttgcatttggagcatagacattcagaattgagagttcctcttggaaaattttacctttgatgagtatgatgtgcCCCTCCtcatattttttgataactttgggttggaagttgattttattagatattagaatggctactccagcttgtttcttcagactgtttacttggaaaattgttttccagcctttcactctgtggtagtgtctgtctttttccctgatatgggtttcctgtaagcagcaatatgttgggtcctgtttgtgtagccagtctgttagtctatgtctttttattggggaattcagtccattgatattaagagatattaaggaaaagtaattgttgcttcctNNNNNNNNNNNNNNNNNNNNNNNNNNNNNNNNNNNNNNNNNNNNNNNNNNNNNNNNNNNNNNNNNNNNNNNNNNNNNNNNNNNNNNNNNNNNNNNNNNNNNNNNNNNNNNNNNNNNNNNNNNNNNNNNNNNNNNNNNNNNNNNNNNNNNNNNNNNNNNNNNNNNNNNNNNNNNNNNNNNNNNNNNNNNNNNNNNNNNNNNNNNNNNNNNNNNNNNNNNNNNNNNNNNNNNNNNNNNNNNNNNNNNNNNNNNNNNNNNNNNNNNNNNNNNNNNNNNNNNNNNNNNNNNNNNNNNNNNNNNNNNNNNNNNNNNNNNNNNNNNNNNNNNNNNNNNNNNNNNNNNNNNNNNNNNNNNNNNNNNNNNNNNNNNNNNNNNNNNNNNNNNNNNNNNNNNNNNNNNNNNNNNNNNNNNNNNNNNNNNNNNNNNNNNNNNNNNNNNNNNNNNNNNNNNNNNNNNNNNNNNNNNNNNNNNNNNNNNNNNNNNNNNNNNNNNNNNNNNNNNNNNNNNNNNNNNNNNNNNNNNNNNNNNNNNNNNNNNNNNNNNNNNNNNNNNNNNNNNNNNNNNNNNNNNNNNNNNNNNNNNNNNNNNNNNNNNNNNNNNNNNNNNNNNNNNNNNNNNNNNNNNNNNNNNNNNNNNNNNNNNNNNNNNNNNNNNNNNNNNNNNNNNNNNNNNNNNNNNNNNNNNNNNNNNNNNNNNNNNNNNNNNNNNNNNNNNNNNNNNNNNNNNNNNNNNNNNNNNNNNNNNNNNNNNNNNNNNNNNNNNNNNNNNNNNNNNNNNNNNNNNNNNNNNNNNNNNNNNNNNNNNNNNNNNNtgtctacttccctttttaggtctagtatggttttgtttatttctatcacctgtttggatgtgttttcctgtttttctttaaggacttctacctgtttggttgtgttttcctgtttttctttaaggacttgtaactctttagcagtgttctcctgtatttctttgagtttgttagtaaagaccttcttgatgtcctctaccatcatcatgagatatgcttttaaatctgggtctagcttttcgggtgtgttggggtgtccaggattggatgaggtgggagtgctgggttctgatgatggtgactgGTGTTGGTTTCtggttagtaagattcttacatttgcctttcgccatctggtaatgtTTCAAGACATAAGTGTGAGGTTAGATAGGAATCGTATTCACTCTTTTTATTAATGTAAAGGgacatcataaccaaggcaacacattaaagaaacatttaactGGTGCCTGCCTACATTTGCAGAGTATAGTcatttatcatcatggcagggagcattgCTGGCCAGAAGTCAGGCATGGTATTAGAACAGTaggtgagagctcacatctgattcATAAGATCATAAGGCTGAGAGAGACACTGAGATTGGTGTatacttttgaaacttcaaagcctatccacagtgacatacctcctctaacaagaccacatgCACTCCAAGTAGGCCAATTCTCCTAATCTTTCCCTAACACTAACAGGAGACCAGGAATTCAGACATATATGCCTATGGGGACTTTCTCATTCAATCCTCCACATTCCATTTCCTAGGCCCACATGTTTGTAGCCATATTGTAATGCAAGTTGTATTTAGTCCAGCTTTAAAAATTCCCATAATCTACcatttcaaagttcaaagtccaTGTCTTCTGAAATGCAAAGCAATCtcttaattatataaaaaaaattctatttcaagtgaaaggaaaaacaaaaagaaaatcacatactTACAACaaacaatggcacagaatatgtATTACCTTTCCAaaagggagggaatgggggatgTAAGAAAATATTGAAATCCAGTTGTGCACAGTTCAAATTCTTCATCCCTGTGTCTAATTTTATAGCACTTATTGTATGGGTCTTCCCATTCAGCTTCGTTAACTGTAAAGTACTTATTTACCTTGGGCTGACTCCATAATGTCTGCAGCAATCTTTGGCTAGTATCCAATGGATCTGGCATCACTAACATCTTTGGGTCTCCAATATAATCCAGACTTTCCTCCTACAGGTTCACACAATGACATCTAGGGGCCTCCATGTGGGGATTCCACCACCTCATGTTTAGCCTCAGAGCCTTTCCTGAACTATAGCAACAGATTATACATTTCCTTTCCCATGTTGTTATTGACTCTAAATCCAGCAGGTGTTCATAGCTggcaatttattttgttttgtggataAATATGTAATCCTTACCACGACTTTGCATAAGTCTTTCTGTTGATATTTAGGGGTTGGAAATCTCTGGCCTTTCCCTTTCACCGGTTAAAGGATTATCTGGGTGGCATTTTCCCACTCTCTTTGTTCATTTAACTACAGGGTTTTTATTAAATGCCTCATCTCTTCAAACATTGACTTGGCTCCAACATTACATCTACtgacacttcttttcttttcaaactgtacattttacaTTTGTCATTGCCCAGGTTACTCATTTTCAATGTAGACCTTCATAAGAGTCATCACTTATAACCGCTTGACTCAGACAATACTAGGATGTATTGAAATCTCCTTTGCCAAATACATTAATCTGACAGTCTTCAATTTATCCTAAGGCAGATTCTTGGTTAAAGGCAGACACCATccatattctttgccaaaatatcaaaAGTATATTCTCTAGGTTACTTTCTAGTATTTATCACCTCTGAAATTTTGCAAGCTAGGGCCTTCTTTGTTCAAGATGCTCTCAGCACTGTTGGATTCCATGGTCCTAATCGGGTGGCCCATTAAGTTCCACTTAAAGTATTCAACTGCTTTTTCAACCAAACTTTCAAAGTCTTTCATATTTCTCCAAAAGTTGGCTTTAGTGGAGAAACTGGATATGATGTGACAGTTCTATGGTTTGGCAAAGAGGTAAGGAAAAGATACTGTTCCTAGCTTAGTGCTTCTATGCTGTGAAGACAGGGAAAGCCAAACTAAGCTGGTACACTGGTTATGGAACCCAGGCTAAATCTGGAAGTTTGCAGAAAAAGCATGGATAAGGAGGTCAGGAGCACTTACCAAGGTAGACCTGGTTGGAAGACATGGGGACTCTGGAAATGGTGTAGGGTAGTAGGTGTAGCACAAAGGATCCTCTGGGTAGATCCATATAGTTGAGTCCTAGAGGAATCCTTGAGATGGGTTGTGTTGTTGTTATAGGTATGATATTTTTCAATGCAGTggagtatatattttaaaggtatgcctttatgattttcttaatttcattggTATCAGTTTTAATGGCTCTCTTTTCAGGTCTAATATTATGAATTTGGGTCTTATCCTTATTTCATTTCGGGTAAGGACCTCTCAGTGTTGATTATTTTTTCAAAGCATCAACAATTCTATTCATTGATTTGttgaattagttttattttacataatttctacCTTGTTGTCTCTAAAAGTTCTCCTGACTCTCCATATCAACTCTCACCTACTCAAAGTCATGCCCTTTACTAAGAGAAATTTTGTAAATACAGTACTTATGACATTTCCTGAAAGgataaatacttaaataaaaacaatcataaaTTACTGTCACAATATTAATTATAGATTTCCCTGTCCTCGGCTTCTTTCCACTTTATTCTGAGCCTATATCCTATTGTCAGAcctgtacattaaaaaaaacaaatgtcaccttttttgtttttattatttacttattgagtGTGCACTCATGCCACATGGTATACGTGCCTGTTAGTGATCTAATTGTGGAGGTTTCCTCCTTTTACTATGTTGGTCCTTGAGATGAAATGCCTGTGATGACACTTGGTGAACAATTCCTTCATCTCATCAGTCCATCTTGTCTGCCTAAATGTCACCATTGAAATGTAGGATGAATTTGAATTAAGAGAATAACCAAAGTGGCAGTTATAATTAGAGCTAAAATAACTTtatgataaattataaaaaagagTTAATGACAGTTATTTGTCATCATGAGACATTTATCAGTTCCTTCTTTATCTGAGTATGTGATATAAAATATCCTATTAATACGATCACCAGAGTTGGTTAAAGAATAGGCATGGAAGAATAGTCCATAGCAGGAGCCTATAGGCTTTTGTCTAAACTGTGGAGGAGGgatgcttcattttcttcctggtgGAGAAATGCAGCATGCTCTCCCAGAAGCATCAAACTGAACATGTAGCAAANAGAATTCTTGAATATTTGATCCTCCCACCACTACTTCCTGAGTGTggataattatatatgtgtacattgcTATGTGTAGTAATATATATAATAGTNNNNNNNNNNNNNNNNNNNNNNNNNNNNNNNNNNNNNNNNNNNNNNNNNNNNNNNNNNNNNNNNNNNNNNNNNNNNNNNNNNNNNNNNNNNNNNNNNNNNNNNNNNNNNNNNNNNNNNNNNNNNNNNNNNNNNNNNNNNNNNNNNNNNNNNNNNNNNNNNNNNNNNNNNNNNNNNNNNNNNNNNNNNNNNNNNNNNNNNNNNNNNNNNNNNNNNNNNNNNNNNNNNNNNNNNNNNNNNNNNNNNNNNNNNNNNNNNNNNNNNNNNNNNNNNNNNNNNNNNNNNNNNNNNNNNNNNNNNNNNNNNNNNNNNNNNNNNNNNNNNNNNNNNNNNNNNNNNNNNNNNNNNNNNNNNNNNNNNNNNNNNNNNNNNNNNNNNNNNNNNNNNNNNNNNNNNNNNNNNNNNNNNNNNNNNNNNNNNNNNNNNNNNNNNNNNNNNNNNNNNNNNNNNNNNNNNNNNNNNNNNNNNNNNNNNNNNNNNNNNNNNNNNNNNNNNNNNNNNNNNNNNNNNNNNNNNNNNNNNNNNNNAGCTGATGACATTCCTGCCTTATAACTACTTCTTAGGGCCGCATTCTGTAAGGATTTTCATCAAAGGCCCAGCTGgtgagtgtttctctttctttttattaatattgagaGCTGTAAGTAGGAGGTAGAATAGGAACAGGATTCTGTAAAAATGTTTGGAGAATCTCTGTTTAGAATTTTACTTTTGTGTAAATTTTTATAATGTGTAATGATTTATAAATAATGTAGATTTCACCTAATTTGGTTTAAGAATATAATATACATGACACTCAAAGGGGGATGCTGGGGAAAGTATGGGGTCTAGCAGAACGGTGGGTACAGACAGGAAAGCCTCTATTAAATCTATtctgagtatttaaaaaaatctggaaaTCTCATCTGACTTATTTACTAAATCCTTTAAAAGTTATTCTTACATAAATGTAAGCTTGCAGATTTCAGTAAGTGTCTgagtatattaattaaaataaatttagttttaatatttcaAGTTTTCTAAATCATACTTGTGACATTGATATTGCTATAATAGAGTAAGTTTTCCATTATCTGTGAGAAGAATATTTGCAATTTTCAAATAGTATATAATTATGTAAATTCAAAATCACCAATCTTCTTTTAATGGTTACAAACTacaataaaatagacattcatGCGGGCTGtagtggtgcacccctttaatcccatcacttgggaggcagaggcaggtggatttctaagttaggagccagcttggactacaaagtgagttccaggacagccagggctatacagagaaaccctgtctcaaaaaacaacaacaacaaaaagacattcggaaaaaaaacaagtaaatttcAGATTAGCTGGTAATTATCACAAGGTTCATTTTTACTTTGCTAGAATATTATTTACTAATATATAATGtacaatgtataatatatatgagaattaaataataaatgaaggcATGTGTTGTgtcacacacctatggtcccaGCACTTTCAAAGCTAAGGCAAAAGTGTCATTACTATGATTAGAGAATGAGAATCTAActatcacacacataaaaatgcaaCCAAATCAATgtagaaaacataaaatgtagaGTAATATTGGCATCATGCtaataaatagaacaaaataatgcCAATATCTTTCATTAAGCCACTGGCCAAAGAGTATCAACACCACAAAAACCAACTGATATAAATACAAGTTTATATTTATAAGCTTTACagaattttcagtttgtttgAATAAATTACATAAAAAGTCTGCACTAGTTCACTAGGCAGGACCCAAGATCTGATGAAGCAAACCAGAAAATAGGCAACACACTCTCTATtctttttaataatcattttatttaataaaaatattttataattctcNNNNNNNNNNNNNNNNNNNNNNNNNNNNNNNNNNNNNNNNNNNNNNNNNNNNNNNNNNNNNNNNNNNNNNNNNNNNNNNNNNNNNNNNNNNNNNNNNNNNNNNNNNNNNNNNNNNNNNNNNNNNNNNNNNNNNNNNNNNNNNNNNNNNNNNNNNNNNNNNNNNNNNNNNNNNNNNNNNNNNNNNNNNNNNNNNNNNNNNNACACTATGCAACTTGTAATGAAGTTCTGGGTATGACTGCTTCTCCACAGTCTCTGCAGCAAcatttctgctgctgttgcttcaTCTCAGGGGAACTGGCTTGTAACTGTGCGACTGAGTTATTCTAGTCAGCTTCGTGAGCTTTCAGATACACCTTTGCAAAATTCAATTTCCAAAGAGTAATTCATGCATTTAAGTTGTGTAAGAGGATCAGGTAATACGTGTGAATTAATTAAGAAATAGCTGtgaattagctaattaattaggAAACTAATTACCTAATTAATAAGTGATCAGGATTAATTCATGctgtctttatatatttcataaagaGTCCATGGAACTAGCTTNGGTGACTAAGGTCTTCANCTCCTGTGAGTTCTGAAGACTTATTCTTGCAGCTGAGAGTGGCCAGTACATCAGCCAACACCATCTATCTTCTCACCTGAAAGTCACATACTCACTTCAGATTCTCTCTGAGTTATACTGTTTTTTGGTTATTACTTGCTAAAAATGGTAAAATTTAAATGGTAATGAAACCTTTGATGTAGTATATTTGTATGTCCCTTATCTTATTAAATCTCCACAAAGCAGAAGGCAAAGATCTCCAGAAATTGATCAAACCAGACTGTTCTGAAATCAAATACTGATATAATGAAGGGGTGAAATGGTTTTTCTTGGAAGAATATAGTGCTACAGAGAGAGAAGCTCTTGATTTCCTTAGTTTCAGATCTCTTCAGACAGATGCTTTCAGGCTGCTTAATCTTTTGGTCTGGGTCAATTTAATAGTGATGGCTTCTCCACTATTACCAACGTTTATGGTCACACTTGGGATTTTCTTACTTACAACTAAATTTTACAACCTACACTAATGGGAAAGCCAGAAACCGTGACAACTATACCTTCAGTGCCTCCTCTGAATCTGCTCCAGTGTTTTCACATTGGCCTGAGCAGCCCATACCTGAACACTACTACAGACTACAAGGTTAGTGAGTGTCCAATGTGTCAGAGTGGGTCCAGTTTTTCTTGGCACTGTATTTCTTTGTAGCCTCTATCTGTgatctttcttttattctataaCTTTCAGATTAACATTATATTGGTATAAATCTTGTGATTCTTCAGTTATGGAACTTTCAgtgtcaaaaaccaaaaatatatcctaaacatttaaaatttaaattaaacaacTCAGATTGGTGTGAACATCTGTAGCTTCAGCACTCATGAGGCCGAAGTGAAAGAAACATAAATTTGAGTacatcctgggctatatagcaaggtCAAGCTGCATCAGCACAGAACAAATGAGCAAAGAATAATCAGAGCTCCAGGACTTATAGGTCTCAGTTAAGAGAGTTCCTTGAATGTGCAGACTACTTAGATTTACCCTAacattacaattttttttcaaataaaactaaTGACTTAGTGCATGCATATGTTAACAACTCAGTGTGCATCCATTGCAACTCTAGTCTTTTTCTGGTGCAGTGAACCCCAAAGAAATTTGCCACTTGGTGAATTAGAAGATGCATCACTTCCTGTGTGTGATAAGCATTTGTAAAGCAGTGAATATGAAGTAAAAAGGTTGAAGTACAAAACTTTGggataagaaaaaattaattttagattaCTCTCTTTTATCTTATTatgttatctttttttaaaaaagatttattttatcttactttatgCTCATATATAAGTAagccactgttgctgtcttcagatacaccagaaaagggcatcggatcccattgcagatggttgtgagccaccttttggttgctgggaattgaactcaggacctctcaaagagcaatcgatgctcttaaccactcagccatctctccagctacttaTGGTATCATTTTTATAAGGTTTATAATACATGtcacatatttataaattatagatgtATAAGTAATAATGaatgattatatgtatatgtatatggttgATCATTTGCAAATTTAAAGTTGGAATTGGCCTACAGTTCTTACAGTTTGGAGACCAACACTTGAATTAAATATTATCCTGGAGCTTttagtgtacatacacacacaaagaaacacacacagacacacacacacatatatatatatatgtatatatgtgtgtgtgtctgtgtgtgtgtgtgtgtatgtttcctgcatgtatgtttatgcaccACTCACATGCCTGAATCAGAAGAGaatggatgtcctggaactagacTAGATATAGATCATTATGGGCCACCAGGTCATTGTTGGgaaaacaaacccaggtcctgtgcaagagcaaaaagtgctcttaacactgaattaTCTCTTCAGCTCCTGTCCTGGAGCTTTTGAAAAACAGAACATCACAGTGCAGCTACTGTCAGTCTATGTCAGTGGAAGAATCAGATGTTTGGCTCTGGCAATTGGAATTAATCGATTCCTTTTCTAGAGTAAGCAACAATCatgtaaatacaaaatatatgacaTATGGCTTTATACTCCTGGTGAGGTTTTAGAGTGAACTCATCACTAACTTCTGTGTTAtttccatacatacatgcacctaTTATACTGTGTTGGTAGAATGTAATAATGAACTGGAAAGTATAACTGTATGCCCTCTTTTTACACAAGAATCTTTGTAAGTGTagtagttttctctttctctactatAAGCTGATTTTAATGTGCTGAATTAATTTGATAAAATAATGCCACTAGTAATGAGGGCAAATAATTAACATAGGTACCAAGGGTAAGACTGTTGAGATAAGTTGTAAAAAGTGTGTGGGTGCTGATGATGTAAAATAACACAGGGAACATTGTTTTTCACTCATGAGAAGTAACGTCTTTTAAAAGAGTAACCCTAAAACAGAATCACTTTCTGGCCATCCTTGGTGAGTTCTTTTTGTCATAATGTGTGGAAATCTTTGTGTGTCTTAGTATCACATATTCTCTCTTACAGAAGGCTCCCAGTTCCAGGTCTTCAGATGAGATTATGTAGACTGTAGAAACTATGGaactaaggaaaataaaaatgggatcATTGCCAGGATAAGAGTGGGGTTGTAGTTAACAATATAGGGGCAAGTAATAGAACAGTGCAAGTCGTTTGATCGAGGAATTGGGCAAAGAGGGGCACATtaaggaggtagagagagaagaaggtgggaAGAGGGTAAAGGAGAATTGTAGGACACAGCTATCTGAGAATGGAAATGTAAAGGGGGCCTCCTTAGGTAATGGGGGAAACATAAATATAGGAGAAGGTGGGAGCAAGTTAACAGAGCATAGCAGAACACAATTGCTCTGGTGGGGGAATGGAAAAATGGATGGAGGATCCTTACAAATGAAGGAGAGAGATAAATGCGGGAGGCACTAGTGAGGTAAAATAACAACAGGGATGGCTGAAATGCCATTAGAAATgttctacctcccctccccctgcaaaataaaacacatctaaTATATGTGTTGAGCCAGCAGTTCTTTAGAACTGCAGTAGAATCTCACAAAAGGTTTAATTGGGAAGAGAACTAAACTGGGAGATATTTATGTCTATTTATAATCTTAGTTAATGGTTAAATATTTAATAGGTGTGGAGTTACACTTAAGGTCTCCACCTGTATCTTCGTCTTTAATTCCAGATCTGAGAGATGTAAGAtctctcagaaaaagaaataaaaacagatgaaTCAAGAATGATATTTTGCTAGCTAAAACACTGGGATTATTATGAATTATCATTGAAATTCCTTTAGAAGTATTAATCATGACATGGTGAGTTTCAAATTTGGGTATAACAAATTATGGAATATGAGACTGATGTGATGTTTtcgatttcttttgtgatttttttcccagctCAGAATAATGTCTGTTCATTTGTACAAAGTGATTTATGTTGTGTGCTCATCACTATATTTTTAGGTGTTAACTACAAAATGAGGTGATTTAAGTCAATAGAACTGGATTTCTAAGATATGAGGAGGCTCAGNTGTAATACAGGCACACAAAGTGTNCATNNTCTATAGATGTGACNGGGACTGCATGTAGTTTCTNTAGCATTCTATACAGAGAGAAGGTACATAGAGAGATTTACAGAAATGTAGGAAATGATGTCCAGTATGGAACATCAAAAGTTAGAGAGAGTAATCAAGAATATGTAGCTAATCGATGCCTCaatgtagggaatgccagggatgggaggtgggagttggtggttGGGTCCAGGAGTAttatcatagaagcagggagagggaggatggaataNNNNNNNNNNNNNNNNNNNNNNNNNNNNNNNNNNNNNNNNNNNNNNNNNNNNNNNNNNNNNNNNNNNNNNNNNNNNNNNNNNNNNNNNNNNNNNNNNNNNNNNNNNNNNNNNNNNNNNNNNNNNNNNNNNNNNNNNNNNNNNNNNNNNNNNNNNNNNNNNNNNNNNNNNNNNNNNNNNNNNNNNNNNNNNNNNNNNNNNNNNNNNNNNNNNNNNNNNNNNCTTACATAAACAGAGTGATGAGAGGCCTCTCTATCTGcatcacctgcctcctgagtgtgttccAGGCTGTGACGATCAGTCCCAATACCTCTTTGTTggcaaaatttaaacataaactaaaaaaatacatgatctattctttcttctatttttggtCTTTCAATTTGTCATTCAGCATTAACCGGATCATCTATACTGGCGCTTATACCAATGTGAGTGAGACCAACCAGTTGAAGGTGACTAAATACTGCTCACTCTTCCCCATGAACTACATCATCAGGGGACTGATTTTAACCATGACAACTTtaagagatgtgtttcttgtaggaGTCATGCTGACtacaagcacatacatggtgATTATCTTGTTCAGACATCAGAGGCAATGCAAGCATCTTCATAGCATCAGCCATCTGAGAGCCTCCCCTGAGAAAAGGGCCACCCAGACCATCTTGTTGCTGGTGGTTTTCTTTGTGGTCATGTACTGGGTGGACTTCATCATCTCATCCTCCTCAGTCCTGTTATGGATGTACGACTCAGTCATCC contains these protein-coding regions:
- the LOC110287830 gene encoding vomeronasal type-1 receptor 90-like, encoding INRVMRGLSICITCLLSVFQAVTISPNTSLLAKFKHKLKKYMIYSFFYFWSFNLSFSINRIIYTGAYTNVSETNQLKVTKYCSLFPMNYIIRGLILTMTTLRDVFLVGVMLTTSTYMVIILFRHQRQCKHLHSISHLRASPEKRATQTILLLVVFFVVMYWVDFIISSSSVLLWMYDSVILTVQKFVMNAYPTITPLVQISSDKRIIIILKSMQKLCPQIFKKV